The following proteins are co-located in the Echinicola sp. 20G genome:
- the murG gene encoding undecaprenyldiphospho-muramoylpentapeptide beta-N-acetylglucosaminyltransferase: MIKEKNTYRIMISGGGTGGHIYPAIAIAHAWMENHPESEILFVGAEGKMEMQKVPEAGYAIEGLPVAGLQRRLTLENLSFPFKLWDSINKARKLIKRFQPHAVVGVGGYASGPLLYVAQSKAIPTLIQEQNSYAGLTNKLLAKKAKAFCVAYEGMEKFFPEDRIHFTGNPVRKDILNLSNKKEAALKHFGLDADKPVILVLGGSLGARTINQAVLASMEHFEEKGYQLLWQTGRFYFEEMTDKVENSGLKFIQALEFIKEMDLAYAAANLVISRAGALSVSELSLVGKPVIFVPSPNVAEDHQTKNAMACVNHEAALMLKDAEAVEGLAKKVDELMGDTDLQDRLGKNIKKMGKPNAAREIVEELEALIK; encoded by the coding sequence GTGATTAAAGAGAAGAACACATATCGAATCATGATTAGCGGTGGTGGAACCGGAGGGCATATTTATCCGGCCATTGCGATCGCTCATGCCTGGATGGAAAACCATCCAGAGAGCGAGATTCTTTTTGTGGGTGCGGAAGGCAAAATGGAAATGCAGAAAGTGCCGGAGGCTGGGTATGCGATTGAAGGTTTACCAGTGGCTGGTTTGCAAAGAAGGCTGACATTAGAAAACCTAAGCTTTCCTTTTAAGCTTTGGGACAGTATCAATAAGGCAAGAAAACTGATCAAACGTTTTCAGCCACATGCTGTAGTTGGAGTGGGAGGATATGCAAGTGGTCCTTTATTGTATGTGGCACAAAGCAAGGCCATACCGACTTTGATTCAGGAGCAAAATTCCTATGCGGGATTGACCAATAAATTGTTGGCCAAGAAGGCCAAGGCTTTTTGTGTTGCCTATGAGGGGATGGAAAAGTTCTTTCCTGAAGATAGGATCCATTTTACAGGTAACCCTGTTCGCAAGGACATTTTGAACTTATCTAATAAAAAGGAAGCTGCACTGAAACATTTTGGACTTGATGCTGATAAACCTGTGATATTGGTTTTGGGAGGGAGCTTAGGGGCAAGAACCATTAATCAAGCTGTCTTGGCTTCCATGGAACATTTTGAGGAGAAGGGATATCAATTGCTTTGGCAAACAGGGAGGTTTTATTTCGAGGAAATGACCGATAAGGTAGAAAACTCAGGGCTGAAGTTTATACAAGCTCTGGAGTTTATCAAGGAAATGGATTTGGCTTATGCAGCGGCAAATTTGGTGATTTCCAGGGCTGGAGCACTGTCGGTTTCAGAATTGAGCTTGGTCGGAAAGCCGGTAATTTTTGTTCCTTCCCCCAATGTGGCAGAGGATCATCAGACCAAAAATGCCATGGCTTGTGTCAACCATGAGGCAGCCTTGATGTTGAAGGATGCTGAAGCAGTAGAAGGTTTGGCTAAGAAAGTGGATGAATTGATGGGTGATACTGATTTACAGGATCGCTTAGGAAAAAATATAAAAAAGATGGGCAAGCCTAATGCTGCCCGCGAGATTGTAGAAGAATTGGAAGCTTTGATCAAATGA
- a CDS encoding cell division protein FtsQ/DivIB, whose protein sequence is MGLRNLKIKQSFVFTALLLVLVVFIGFVEKKGAERSYHSLSVKVKGISDVYFVEEDEISSMLLKEFPSLSDGKRLENIDLRKLEEKVEGHPFVKNAEVYTDLKGDVMVTVDQYRPIARISRPLAADGYISSEGFILPTSAHYTSRVLIINGALADELLAAKDLTSDHQGLLDLIYFIDESDFWRAQIASLEIDRKGNITMHQQVGRQEIEFGKPEDIASKFEKLSLFYKEIIPQKGWDAYTRVNVKFKDQIICE, encoded by the coding sequence ATGGGATTGAGAAACTTAAAAATAAAGCAATCATTTGTGTTCACGGCACTTTTACTGGTGTTGGTGGTCTTTATCGGCTTCGTAGAGAAAAAAGGAGCTGAAAGGAGTTATCATAGCCTATCGGTGAAAGTGAAGGGGATCAGTGATGTATATTTTGTAGAGGAGGATGAGATTTCCTCTATGCTCTTGAAAGAATTTCCAAGCCTATCAGATGGAAAGAGATTGGAAAATATTGATTTAAGGAAGTTGGAAGAAAAAGTAGAAGGGCACCCATTTGTGAAGAATGCAGAGGTATATACTGACCTGAAGGGAGATGTAATGGTGACGGTGGATCAATATCGACCGATTGCCAGGATCAGTAGGCCTTTGGCAGCCGATGGCTATATATCATCTGAAGGTTTTATTTTACCTACTTCCGCTCATTATACTTCAAGGGTTTTGATCATCAATGGAGCATTGGCAGATGAGCTGTTAGCAGCAAAGGACCTTACCAGTGATCATCAAGGCTTATTGGATCTGATTTACTTCATTGATGAAAGCGATTTCTGGAGAGCTCAGATAGCTTCTTTGGAGATAGATAGAAAAGGAAATATTACGATGCACCAGCAAGTGGGCAGACAAGAAATAGAGTTTGGCAAGCCAGAGGACATTGCATCAAAGTTTGAAAAACTAAGTCTCTTTTATAAAGAGATCATACCCCAAAAAGGTTGGGATGCCTATACAAGGGTAAATGTGAAATTTAAGGATCAAATCATTTGTGAATAA
- a CDS encoding FtsW/RodA/SpoVE family cell cycle protein yields MVKVKAWIDKNLKGDPMIWGIVMVLSIISILVVYSATGTLAYRRMGGNTEAYLIKHSMLVLLSLVVMWGAHRLPYKYYSKISLMALWVSVPLLAITYLFGSNVNDANRWLTIPIINQAFQPSDLAKLALIAAVAGMLAKRQKNIQDFKRTFIPVMIWIGMICMLIGLANMSTAVMLLSTCLLLMFIGRVPVKFLIAVCLIGFLALTSAIFLGQRGGTFFSRIENFMSDEDIPYQAQQSYMAIATGGIAGKGPGNSEQRNSLPHPYSDFIYAIIIEEYGMIGGGVVLFLYLALLYRGMRIVAISNRPFGGLLSAGLSFALVIQALVNMAVAVGLGPITGQPLPLLSMGGTSLLFTGISLGIILSVSRGDHEDGFAGDTNTIRKNTMQMAQ; encoded by the coding sequence ATGGTTAAGGTCAAAGCTTGGATCGATAAAAACTTGAAGGGTGATCCCATGATTTGGGGAATCGTGATGGTGCTTTCCATCATTAGTATTCTTGTGGTGTATTCTGCCACAGGTACTTTGGCCTACCGTAGAATGGGAGGAAATACCGAGGCTTACTTGATCAAGCATTCCATGTTGGTGCTTTTGAGTTTGGTCGTGATGTGGGGAGCGCACAGATTGCCTTATAAGTATTATTCTAAGATCAGTTTGATGGCCCTTTGGGTGTCAGTGCCTTTATTGGCTATAACCTATTTGTTTGGTTCCAATGTCAACGATGCCAATAGATGGCTGACCATTCCGATCATCAATCAGGCTTTTCAACCATCAGATTTGGCTAAGTTGGCTTTGATAGCGGCAGTGGCAGGGATGTTGGCTAAGCGGCAAAAAAACATTCAGGACTTCAAGAGAACATTTATTCCAGTGATGATTTGGATTGGGATGATCTGTATGCTGATTGGTTTGGCCAACATGTCCACAGCAGTAATGCTGTTGAGCACTTGCTTATTGTTGATGTTTATCGGTAGGGTTCCTGTAAAGTTCTTGATTGCGGTTTGTTTGATCGGTTTTTTGGCATTGACCTCAGCAATTTTCTTAGGTCAAAGGGGAGGAACCTTCTTTTCAAGGATAGAAAACTTTATGTCTGATGAGGATATCCCTTATCAGGCACAACAGTCATATATGGCAATTGCCACTGGGGGGATTGCAGGTAAGGGACCTGGAAACAGTGAACAAAGAAATTCACTTCCCCATCCATATTCTGATTTCATCTATGCCATAATCATTGAGGAATATGGTATGATTGGAGGAGGGGTAGTATTGTTTCTCTATCTCGCGCTTTTGTACCGAGGAATGAGGATTGTAGCCATTTCAAATCGACCCTTTGGGGGCTTACTGTCAGCTGGGTTGAGTTTTGCACTGGTGATTCAAGCTTTGGTAAATATGGCCGTTGCGGTGGGCTTAGGTCCAATTACAGGGCAGCCATTGCCACTGCTGAGTATGGGAGGAACTTCCTTGTTGTTTACCGGGATTTCCTTGGGAATTATCCTTAGCGTAAGCCGTGGAGACCATGAAGATGGTTTTGCAGGAGATACCAATACAATTAGAAAAAATACCATGCAAATGGCTCAATAG
- the mraY gene encoding phospho-N-acetylmuramoyl-pentapeptide-transferase, giving the protein MLYHLFDYIDSAFDFPGAGVFRYISFRAGMAAMLSLIIAITFGKSMINWIRKMQIGETVRDLGLEGQSEKKGTPTMGGLMMIAAIIIPTLLFADVYNVYIILLLVTVVWLGGIGFLDDFIKVFRKNKEGLAGKFKIIGQVGIGIIVGATLYFHEDVVVREFQNPVSIEEGVVETPAFKDVKVMKTTIPFTKKNELNYENFLGFLGEDFTPYLYILLVIFIITAVSNGANITDGIDGLAAGTSAIIGLAIAIFAYISGNAIFSQYLNVMFIPNSGELVIFCAAFLGACVGFLWYNSYPAQVFMGDTGSLMLGGVIAVLCLTLRKELLIPVLCGIFVIENLSVIMQVSYFKYTKKKYGEGRRIFRMSPLHHHYQKGGIPESKIVTRFWIVGILLAIITLATLKLR; this is encoded by the coding sequence ATGCTTTACCATCTTTTTGACTATATCGACAGCGCGTTTGATTTCCCTGGGGCAGGTGTCTTCAGGTACATTTCCTTCCGAGCGGGTATGGCTGCTATGCTGTCATTGATCATTGCCATCACTTTTGGCAAAAGTATGATCAATTGGATCAGAAAAATGCAGATTGGAGAGACAGTAAGAGACTTGGGCTTGGAAGGCCAATCAGAAAAGAAAGGAACGCCAACCATGGGCGGGTTGATGATGATTGCAGCCATTATCATTCCCACTTTGTTGTTTGCAGATGTTTATAATGTCTATATCATTTTATTGTTGGTGACTGTAGTATGGTTGGGAGGAATTGGCTTTCTGGACGATTTTATTAAGGTTTTCAGGAAGAACAAAGAAGGCCTTGCAGGGAAGTTCAAAATAATTGGTCAAGTGGGAATTGGAATTATCGTTGGAGCTACCCTTTATTTCCATGAAGATGTGGTGGTGAGAGAATTTCAAAACCCGGTATCCATAGAGGAAGGAGTTGTAGAGACCCCAGCTTTCAAAGATGTGAAAGTCATGAAGACCACCATTCCTTTTACCAAGAAGAATGAACTTAATTATGAGAATTTCCTAGGTTTCCTAGGCGAGGATTTTACCCCTTACTTATATATTTTGTTGGTGATTTTTATCATCACTGCGGTATCGAACGGGGCTAATATAACCGATGGAATCGATGGCTTGGCAGCAGGGACTTCCGCTATTATAGGTTTGGCAATAGCCATTTTTGCCTATATCAGTGGTAATGCCATTTTCTCGCAGTACTTAAATGTCATGTTTATTCCTAATTCTGGTGAGCTGGTGATTTTCTGTGCCGCCTTTTTGGGAGCTTGCGTTGGCTTTTTATGGTACAACTCATACCCAGCGCAGGTTTTCATGGGAGATACCGGGAGCTTGATGCTGGGAGGTGTAATTGCGGTGTTGTGTCTGACTTTGCGCAAGGAGCTTTTGATCCCGGTGCTTTGTGGGATTTTTGTGATCGAAAACCTGTCTGTCATCATGCAGGTGAGCTATTTCAAGTATACCAAAAAGAAATACGGAGAGGGCAGAAGAATCTTTAGGATGTCCCCTTTGCATCACCACTATCAAAAGGGTGGAATTCCCGAATCCAAGATCGTGACACGTTTTTGGATTGTAGGAATCTTGTTAGCAATCATCACATTGGCCACTTTAAAATTGCGATAA
- the murD gene encoding UDP-N-acetylmuramoyl-L-alanine--D-glutamate ligase: protein MKGIAILGAGESGVGAAMLAKKNGYDVFVSDGGKISGNRKNMLDEAGISYEEGQHTQERILDQGEIIKSPGIPFTNAIVSAAIEQGIPVIDELEFAYGFSKGKVIAITGTNGKTTTTLLTYHLMKKSGLDVGMGGNVGKSWASQLVDEDHDWWVLEVSSFQIDGFKTLKPKIAVLTNITPDHLDRYEYKLENYIHSKLNLLKQMDGDDDFIYFREDQNIWKGLNELVIQPKVHEVSLEKIVKDGSFFNGSEVKVNFNDHMVSIPESEMALKGDHNMLNVMCAVNAALLAGANEEAVKTGLADFKNAPHRMEKVGEINGVVFVNDSKGTNVDATVYALSAFKEPLIWIAGGVDKGNDYEVTIPEVRGHVKALICLGKDNEKLKAAFEGVIPEIMETQEITEAVKWGLEKGEMGDVVLLSPACASFDLFKNYEDRGDQFREAVIKLKS from the coding sequence ATGAAGGGGATAGCCATATTGGGAGCAGGAGAGAGTGGTGTAGGCGCAGCAATGTTGGCCAAGAAAAACGGCTATGATGTCTTTGTCTCAGACGGAGGCAAAATCAGTGGAAATAGGAAGAATATGCTTGACGAAGCTGGTATTTCTTATGAAGAAGGCCAGCATACTCAGGAACGAATTTTAGATCAAGGCGAGATCATCAAAAGTCCAGGGATTCCTTTTACCAATGCGATAGTTTCAGCAGCCATTGAACAAGGAATCCCGGTGATAGATGAACTGGAATTTGCCTATGGGTTCAGCAAAGGAAAGGTGATTGCCATTACCGGAACAAATGGTAAGACCACTACTACGCTACTGACCTATCATTTGATGAAAAAGAGTGGTTTGGATGTAGGTATGGGAGGAAATGTAGGGAAGAGTTGGGCTAGCCAACTGGTGGATGAGGATCATGACTGGTGGGTGCTGGAGGTAAGCAGTTTTCAGATCGATGGGTTCAAAACCCTGAAGCCAAAGATTGCTGTGCTAACTAACATTACACCAGATCATTTGGATCGGTATGAGTACAAGTTGGAAAATTACATCCACTCGAAACTGAACTTGCTGAAACAAATGGATGGAGATGATGACTTTATCTACTTCCGGGAAGATCAAAACATCTGGAAAGGATTAAATGAATTGGTGATTCAGCCTAAAGTTCATGAAGTGTCTTTGGAAAAGATTGTAAAAGATGGCAGCTTTTTCAATGGGAGTGAGGTGAAGGTCAACTTCAATGATCATATGGTGTCCATTCCTGAAAGTGAAATGGCTTTGAAAGGAGATCATAATATGCTCAATGTCATGTGTGCTGTCAATGCAGCCCTATTGGCTGGAGCTAATGAGGAGGCGGTCAAGACAGGCCTGGCAGACTTTAAGAACGCTCCGCATAGGATGGAGAAAGTGGGAGAAATAAACGGGGTAGTTTTTGTAAATGACAGTAAAGGAACCAATGTGGATGCCACAGTTTATGCATTGTCAGCTTTCAAGGAGCCTTTGATCTGGATTGCAGGTGGAGTGGACAAAGGAAATGACTATGAAGTCACAATCCCAGAAGTTAGAGGGCATGTTAAAGCCTTGATCTGTTTGGGAAAAGATAATGAAAAGCTGAAAGCAGCTTTTGAAGGTGTGATTCCAGAGATAATGGAAACACAGGAGATCACTGAAGCTGTAAAGTGGGGCCTTGAAAAAGGAGAGATGGGTGATGTGGTTTTATTGTCACCGGCCTGTGCAAGTTTTGATTTATTCAAAAACTATGAAGACCGGGGAGATCAATTTAGAGAAGCAGTAATAAAATTGAAGTCATAA
- a CDS encoding UDP-N-acetylmuramoyl-L-alanyl-D-glutamate--2,6-diaminopimelate ligase — protein sequence MKTLKDILYKVSLTSTTGDMEVEVKDIVFDSRKVGEGSVFVAVAGTQVDGHEFIVQAIEKGAKSIVCEALPAELNKEITFVQVVDSAKALGVMASNYYGNPSGKLKVVAVTGTNGKTTCVTLLHNLFMELGYVTGMLSTVENKINDAIIPSTHTTPDSVAINQLMAGMVEKGCTHCFMEASSHAIVQERMAGLTLAGAVFTNISHDHLDYHGTFDEYIKAKKKLFDELPKDAFALVNADDKRGMVMMQNTKANKHTYGLKYPTDFKAKVISNTLQGLELDINGKQAWFRLIGEFNAYNITSVLGSAVLLGEEEDEVLMQLSKIKGANGRFDQLVVEGITAIVDYAHTPDALENVLKTIQGVRTGGEKVITVVGCGGNRDKAKRPVMAKIATEMSEKVVLTSDNPRDEEPMDILKDMEAGVNPVAFKKTLVIADRREAIKTACVMAEKGDIILIAGKGHETYQEIKGVKHPFDDFQTVKELMQLIHTNK from the coding sequence ATGAAGACATTAAAGGACATATTGTACAAAGTCTCTTTGACGTCTACTACCGGTGATATGGAAGTGGAAGTAAAAGATATTGTCTTCGACAGCCGAAAAGTCGGTGAAGGGTCGGTGTTTGTGGCGGTGGCTGGCACTCAGGTGGATGGACATGAGTTTATTGTTCAGGCCATCGAAAAAGGAGCTAAGAGTATAGTTTGTGAAGCCCTTCCAGCGGAGCTGAACAAGGAAATAACCTTTGTACAGGTAGTTGACTCAGCGAAGGCTTTGGGGGTAATGGCTTCTAATTACTATGGTAATCCTTCTGGCAAACTGAAGGTTGTGGCAGTGACAGGAACCAATGGGAAAACCACTTGTGTGACCTTATTGCATAATCTTTTCATGGAGTTGGGATATGTCACGGGCATGTTGAGTACGGTAGAGAATAAGATCAATGATGCAATTATTCCTTCTACTCATACCACACCTGACAGTGTCGCTATCAACCAGCTTATGGCGGGGATGGTGGAAAAAGGCTGTACCCATTGCTTTATGGAAGCCAGTTCGCATGCGATTGTTCAGGAGAGAATGGCCGGATTGACTTTGGCAGGGGCTGTATTTACCAATATTTCCCATGACCATTTGGATTATCACGGGACTTTTGATGAGTACATCAAGGCTAAGAAAAAACTCTTTGATGAGTTACCTAAGGATGCCTTTGCTTTAGTTAATGCTGATGATAAGCGCGGGATGGTGATGATGCAGAACACCAAAGCCAATAAGCATACTTATGGATTGAAATATCCTACCGACTTTAAAGCCAAGGTGATCAGCAATACCCTTCAAGGGTTGGAGTTGGATATCAATGGCAAGCAGGCTTGGTTTCGATTGATAGGAGAATTCAATGCTTATAATATTACCAGTGTTTTAGGTTCAGCCGTACTTCTGGGAGAAGAAGAAGATGAAGTATTGATGCAGCTCTCCAAAATCAAAGGGGCAAATGGAAGGTTTGACCAGTTAGTAGTGGAGGGAATCACAGCTATTGTGGATTATGCGCACACTCCTGATGCTTTGGAAAATGTACTTAAAACGATTCAAGGAGTAAGGACTGGTGGTGAAAAAGTCATTACCGTAGTGGGTTGTGGAGGAAATAGGGATAAGGCCAAGCGTCCTGTCATGGCCAAGATCGCTACAGAGATGAGCGAAAAGGTGGTTTTGACTTCTGACAATCCTAGGGATGAAGAGCCAATGGATATCCTGAAAGATATGGAGGCAGGTGTTAATCCGGTGGCTTTCAAAAAGACCCTAGTTATTGCTGACCGAAGGGAGGCGATCAAAACGGCATGTGTCATGGCCGAGAAAGGGGATATTATCCTTATCGCAGGTAAGGGACATGAAACTTACCAGGAGATCAAGGGAGTGAAACACCCTTTTGATGATTTCCAAACAGTAAAAGAATTAATGCAACTGATACATACAAACAAATAA
- the murC gene encoding UDP-N-acetylmuramate--L-alanine ligase: MKWDKLHSVYFLGIGGIGMSAIARWFNHVGIPVYGYDRTPSPLTKKLEEEGMQVTYEDSLNTIPESVKLDKENVLIVWTPAIPKDNVQLNFFQDNHFNLKKRSEVLGMITSSMYTVGVAGTHGKTTTSSMVAHMLKSAGKNIAAFLGGLTQNYESNLILHDEENEEKPIVVVEADEFDRSFLRLHPNVAVVTSVDADHLDIYGDAQELTVNFEKYIDLLPEDGVLFIQKNALKKLNRNDFGSLTVRQYGLGEGEIRAENIKAGIASFEFDYVSEEKLIEGLVLRVPGFHNVENALSAVSIALHFGIAEGEIRKGLESFRGVKRRFEIKRQDVKGVYIDDYAHHPEEIKAFLGSVKAMYPNKKLTAIFQPHLFTRTRDFAEGFSEALSLADEVILLDIYPARELPIEGVNAAMLMDGITSSEKSLQSKNDLLGFLDQKRPEVLVTLGAGDIDRLVDPINDLIEQWD, translated from the coding sequence ATGAAGTGGGATAAGTTACATAGCGTTTATTTCTTAGGAATTGGTGGTATCGGGATGAGTGCCATTGCCAGGTGGTTCAACCATGTGGGAATTCCTGTATATGGGTACGACCGAACACCTTCTCCATTGACCAAAAAGTTGGAAGAGGAAGGGATGCAAGTCACTTATGAAGATTCGTTGAATACCATTCCTGAATCTGTGAAACTGGATAAGGAAAATGTGTTGATCGTTTGGACACCTGCCATTCCCAAAGATAATGTGCAGTTGAATTTCTTTCAGGATAACCACTTTAACCTTAAGAAGAGATCTGAAGTTTTGGGAATGATTACGTCATCCATGTACACGGTTGGAGTAGCAGGAACGCATGGTAAGACAACCACTTCCTCTATGGTGGCCCATATGCTGAAGAGTGCAGGGAAAAACATTGCTGCATTTTTGGGAGGGCTTACCCAAAACTATGAGAGCAATTTGATTCTACATGATGAGGAAAATGAGGAGAAGCCAATCGTAGTTGTAGAAGCGGACGAGTTTGATCGATCTTTCTTGAGATTGCATCCCAATGTTGCTGTGGTGACAAGTGTGGATGCTGATCATTTGGATATATATGGTGATGCTCAGGAACTTACTGTCAACTTCGAAAAGTACATTGATTTATTGCCTGAAGACGGTGTTTTATTTATTCAAAAAAATGCCCTGAAAAAGCTAAATAGGAATGATTTTGGCAGTTTGACCGTGCGTCAATATGGGTTGGGAGAAGGAGAGATTAGGGCAGAAAATATCAAGGCTGGAATAGCCTCTTTTGAGTTTGATTATGTCAGCGAAGAGAAGTTGATTGAAGGGTTGGTTTTGAGGGTTCCAGGTTTTCATAATGTTGAAAATGCCTTGTCAGCAGTGTCCATCGCTTTGCATTTCGGCATAGCTGAAGGGGAAATCAGAAAGGGGCTTGAAAGTTTTAGAGGAGTCAAAAGAAGATTTGAAATCAAAAGGCAGGATGTGAAGGGGGTATATATCGATGACTATGCCCATCATCCGGAAGAGATCAAAGCATTTTTGGGTTCGGTGAAAGCCATGTATCCCAATAAAAAACTGACAGCGATTTTTCAGCCTCACTTGTTTACCAGGACTAGAGATTTTGCGGAAGGTTTTTCTGAAGCACTTTCTTTGGCGGATGAAGTAATCCTTTTGGATATCTATCCAGCAAGGGAGTTGCCGATTGAGGGGGTAAATGCAGCGATGTTAATGGATGGAATTACTTCATCTGAAAAATCACTCCAAAGCAAGAATGACTTGTTGGGGTTTTTAGATCAAAAGCGGCCTGAAGTTTTGGTGACTTTAGGAGCAGGAGATATAGACAGACTTGTAGATCCAATAAATGATCTGATAGAGCAATGGGATTGA
- a CDS encoding penicillin-binding protein, with amino-acid sequence MNIKKSILLRVRLAFLVMVLFAGAILYRIAHVQFVDGDKWRQKAQDINLQYRKVSATRGNIYSSDGSLLATSLPFYRVVLDPGIADEELYRSGIDSLARNLSAFYKDKSAASYKRIINDARIDGRRYLVLNRKQIGYQEKQMMSSWPIFRNGRMGGGVIFEKVEKRYRPFKNLAGRTVGFLNEDRYGAGIEYSFNGYLEGKNGEALFQKIAGGTWKPVHDAEDIRPEDGYDIVTTIDINIQDVAESALLRQLMNKNAEYGCVVVMEVATGHIKAIANLEKKDNGSGYGEYYNYAVGEQGLTEPGSTFKLLSMLALLEEGKVNLKDTVDTGDGAYKFYNQTMRDAKYGGYGKLTIRQAFEKSSNVAISRLVDEHFGVDPAKYLSYVEEVGLDKPLGFQIKGEGIPYFKDPKDKKNWYGTTLPWMSIGYELKVTPIQTLTLYNAVANGGKVVKPMIVQRIQKGNHVEEEYDTEILRRGIASESTIKQLQSLLEGVVENGTAKNISNSEYKIAGKTGTAQKLVNGRYTKKYYTSFAGYFPADEPKYSMIIVIDSPKGFNAYGGDVSAPVFKEIADKIYAQDLKLNRDETKPVPPAPQLSQVVFPYIQAGMADELQMICNKFGISNHYDGAERWVKSAVVNRSINWRPNKVDAPLVPDVSGMTLRDALYVLENKGLRVNYSGEGRVKRQSIQAGSNVPKGGTIRIELS; translated from the coding sequence ATGAACATTAAGAAATCCATATTACTGAGGGTAAGGCTGGCCTTTTTGGTCATGGTGCTTTTCGCTGGGGCTATTCTGTACAGGATAGCCCATGTTCAGTTTGTGGATGGGGATAAATGGAGACAGAAAGCGCAGGATATCAACCTCCAATACAGGAAAGTCAGTGCTACTAGGGGTAATATTTACAGCAGTGACGGGAGTTTATTGGCGACGAGTTTGCCCTTTTACAGGGTGGTACTTGATCCAGGGATAGCGGATGAAGAATTGTACCGGTCTGGTATTGACTCATTGGCCAGAAATCTTTCTGCTTTCTATAAAGACAAGTCTGCGGCTTCCTACAAAAGAATCATTAATGATGCCCGGATAGATGGCAGAAGGTATTTGGTGCTTAATAGAAAACAAATTGGCTATCAAGAAAAGCAAATGATGTCATCTTGGCCCATTTTCCGGAATGGTAGAATGGGTGGTGGAGTCATTTTTGAAAAGGTAGAAAAAAGATATAGGCCATTTAAAAATCTAGCAGGAAGGACCGTCGGGTTTTTGAATGAGGACAGGTATGGGGCTGGAATTGAGTACAGTTTCAATGGTTACTTGGAAGGAAAGAACGGAGAGGCATTGTTTCAGAAAATTGCTGGAGGAACTTGGAAGCCTGTTCATGATGCAGAGGATATCCGACCTGAGGATGGATATGATATTGTTACCACCATTGATATCAATATTCAGGATGTGGCGGAGTCGGCACTTTTGAGACAATTAATGAACAAGAATGCTGAGTATGGTTGTGTGGTGGTGATGGAAGTAGCGACAGGCCATATCAAGGCAATAGCCAATTTGGAGAAAAAGGACAATGGTTCAGGATACGGTGAGTATTATAACTATGCGGTAGGTGAACAAGGGTTGACAGAGCCAGGGTCAACTTTTAAGTTACTTTCCATGCTGGCTTTGTTGGAAGAAGGAAAAGTGAACTTGAAAGATACTGTGGATACGGGTGATGGTGCATATAAATTCTATAACCAGACCATGAGGGATGCCAAATATGGTGGCTATGGGAAATTGACCATTCGACAGGCTTTTGAAAAATCCTCCAATGTGGCCATTTCACGATTGGTAGACGAGCATTTTGGAGTCGATCCAGCGAAGTACCTGAGCTATGTGGAAGAAGTGGGATTGGATAAGCCTTTAGGGTTTCAGATTAAAGGGGAAGGAATTCCCTATTTCAAGGATCCCAAAGACAAGAAAAATTGGTATGGCACCACTTTGCCTTGGATGTCTATAGGTTATGAGTTAAAGGTGACTCCTATCCAAACTTTGACTTTATACAATGCTGTTGCCAATGGTGGTAAGGTGGTAAAGCCAATGATCGTGCAGCGCATACAGAAAGGCAACCATGTGGAAGAAGAATATGATACTGAAATATTGAGAAGGGGTATCGCTTCGGAATCAACGATCAAACAGCTACAATCTTTGCTAGAAGGTGTAGTGGAGAACGGAACAGCCAAAAATATTAGTAATAGCGAGTATAAAATCGCGGGAAAAACTGGCACGGCTCAAAAGTTGGTGAATGGCAGGTATACCAAGAAGTACTATACGTCCTTTGCGGGATATTTTCCTGCAGATGAACCCAAGTACAGTATGATTATCGTGATCGATAGTCCTAAAGGATTCAATGCCTATGGAGGTGATGTTTCAGCGCCGGTTTTCAAAGAAATAGCGGATAAGATATATGCTCAGGATTTGAAACTGAATAGAGATGAAACCAAGCCAGTGCCTCCTGCACCACAGTTGTCGCAAGTCGTGTTCCCTTACATTCAGGCTGGTATGGCGGATGAACTTCAAATGATCTGTAACAAGTTCGGCATATCGAATCACTATGATGGAGCAGAACGATGGGTAAAGTCCGCAGTGGTGAACAGGTCCATTAATTGGAGACCAAACAAGGTAGATGCTCCTTTGGTGCCAGATGTGTCTGGAATGACTTTAAGGGATGCACTATATGTGTTGGAAAATAAAGGGTTAAGAGTGAACTACTCCGGTGAAGGAAGGGTGAAAAGACAGTCCATCCAGGCCGGATCAAATGTACCAAAAGGAGGTACCATAAGAATTGAATTAAGTTGA